One genomic window of Bombus huntii isolate Logan2020A unplaced genomic scaffold, iyBomHunt1.1 ctg00000052.1, whole genome shotgun sequence includes the following:
- the LOC126875667 gene encoding uncharacterized protein LOC126875667: MRHWDLIFDYPKITKETPEAIDDFLETVKVNLQALEKLGEPVTSNVALIKLFTSKLPSAIIRKWQRTLPDRKMPSYTHLVDFLKTRTNGDRTSSASTVIKGESDQHKRQRPNAPRSYAFTTTHNTLVCPNCQGQHELWNCDVFKAKSPKKRLEIAKRASLCTNCLDQPVDRSIIHIPRNLQLADPRFHRPAPIEILLSAGPTLASLCVGQLDISQANGPDLRLQKTRFGWVIGGSPTSQSSALAFHAFTTALQADPARVWEIDEGPPTAHISEAERQCEEHFRNHVQRTNEGRYMVALPFNETIPSLGSSKTMAMKRLISLCRRFQRDKRFEADYRAVIQEYVELGHMTKITTDNCTDDGYFLPHHGVIKESSQTTKLRVVFDGSAPTTTGVSLNDILHTGPKLQDDLFFILLRFRSHQYVITFDVEKMYRQFLVRPEDRKFQQILWRNSDGEVDTYQLNTVTFGLSAAPYLAIRCLNQLADDEGHRYPRAATVLQRDFYVDDVLTGVDRKVEARSLRTELTELAGLNIRKWASNDQELLRGLFEQDINDKLLLGESQTFKTLGVVWNSFDDSILYSVKINSTASRITKRTISSEIAKIYDPPGLLAPVIVRAKMLLQRLWTLKIDWDESLPADVHTEWSKYYAQLPLLNNVKFPRKTIIKAAAEIKLHGFCDASERAYGACVYLRTITPDGHVWTRLLTAKSKVAPLKSQTIPRLELSGALLLASLATTVLQALPSNISRTVYWTDSTIVLHWINTSPHTLKTFVADRVTEIQQKTHTSDWRHIPTADNPADLISRGQSPEDFLRPTIWQHGPEWLQQPERYWPTWNPVPLTEIPEEKKATCLAVTPADHSLLERFSSWPKLIRITARCLRWRQKQDRGRPLTTHDLTNAHNKLVKLLQFCYFSDEIRTLRTDRNSAVKGKLQRLNPFLDKDGMLRVGGRLSHSPMPFSQKHPIIVPKSSVTALIIEHEHLINLHSGTQATLYALRRSYWPIDGRSHVWSTLKMFVRCCRANPPPVDYVLGDLPASRITESRPFTNVGIDYCGPFYIKERKDRNRRKIKVYVAIFICLEVKAVHIELVSDLTSEAFIAALRRFIAHREFCVTIYSDNGTIFAGANNELRELRNLLQSDDHKVKVQSLLVDRRIEWLFIPPNSPHFGGLWEAAVKSFKRHFRRVAGWGYMGGRRREDGAACVIEISGKLESLGKGGNQSGGLVPVSAKRVWIRDVRLGQGGVKGGRNGCRLLTWTSTPGAFVHGALLERGNGYAAVEWAGMMVVGVYVSPNSGRAAFEEFLDGVGDCVRRRLPRQVLVLGDFNAHSTEWGNARANARPHAIKLGRGTWTSVSEQGLDQYLRDVQRELHC, translated from the exons ATGCGCCACTGGGACTTGATTTTTGACTATCCGAAAATAACCAAAGAGACACCCGAAGCGATAGATGATTTTCTTGAGACGGTCAAGGTAAACCTCCAAGCGCTAGAAAAACTCGGTGAACCAGTTACCTCAAATGTCGctcttataaaattattcacgTCGAAGCTACCCTCAGCCATCATTCGCAAATGGCAGCGCACATTGCCGGACAGGAAAATGCCGTCATATACGCATCTGGTAGACTTTCTGAAAACACGGACGAACGGCGACAGGACAAGTTCAGCATCAACCGTGATAAAAGGAGAGTCCGATCAACACAAACGTCAGCGACCGAACGCACCGCGAAGTTACGCATTCACAACTACACATAATACGTTGGTGTGTCCGAATTGTCAAGGACAACACGAATTATGGAATTGTGATGTCTTCAAAGCAAAGTCGCCTAAAAAACGCCTTGAAATCGCCAAGAGGGCGTCTCTATGTACCAATTGTTTAG ATCAACCCGTAGATCGCTCAATAATACATATACCGAGGAATCTCCAACTAGCCGATCCAAGATTCCATAGGCCTGCGCCGATCGAAATATTGTTGAGCGCCGGACCAACGCTAGCATCACTCTGTGTCGGCCAACTTGACATCAGTCAAGCAAACGGGCCCGACTTGCGTCTGCAAAAAACGCGATTCGGATGGGTCATCGGGGGGAGCCCAACCTCGCAATCATCAGCACTCGCATTTCACGCCTTCACGACGGCTTTACAGGCGGACCCCGCCCGTGTTTGGGAAATCGACGAAGGACCGCCCACTGCACACATTTCGGAAGCGGAACGACAGTGCGAAGAACACTTTCGAAATCACGTTCAACGCACCAACGAAGGGCGATACATGGTCGCTCTCCCATTCAACGAAACAATTCCTTCGCTTGGATCCTCTAAGACAATGGCGATGAAGCGACTCATTTCCCTCTGTCGTCGATTCCAACGAGACAAACGATTCGAAGCCGACTATCGCGCCGTGATACAAGAATATGTGGAATTAGGACACATGACGAAGATTACCACGGACAACTGCACGGACGACGGATATTTTCTGCCACATCACGGCGTGATCAAAGAGTCCAGCCAAACTACAAAACTCCGAGTTGTGTTTGACGGATCTGCACCAACCACCACCGGAGTTTCATTAAACGACATACTTCATACGGGACCGAAACTACAAGATGACTTATTCTTCATCCTTCTAAGATTTCGTTCTCATCAATACGTCATTACATTCGATGTCGAAAAGATGTATCGACAATTTCTTGTGCGTCCAGAGGATcgaaaatttcaacaaattttgtGGCGTAATTCTGATGGAGAAGTTGACACCTATCAACTTAATACAGTGACATTCGGGCTGTCAGCGGCCCCTTATCTAGCCATTCGGTGCCTCAATCAACTGGCGGACGACGAGGGACATCGGTACCCACGAGCGGCGACGGTCTTACAGCGAGACTTCTACGTCGACGATGTTCTCACAGGAGTTGATAGAAAGGTCGAGGCACGATCATTGAGAACGGAGCTCACGGAACTGGCCGGCTTAAACATTCGAAAATGGGCATCGAACGACCAGGAACTGCTACGAGGACTTTTCGAGCAGGACATAAACGACAAGCTGCTACTAGGCGAATCGCAAACCTTCAAAACTCTGGGTGTGGTTTGGAATTCCTTTGACGATTCGATCCTATATTccgtaaaaattaattctaccGCCTCTCGAATCACGAAGAGAACAATCAGCTCCGAAATCGCCAAGATCTACGACCCCCCTGGATTATTGGCACCAGTGATCGTTCGTGCTAAGATGCTGCTCCAACGACTCTGGACTTTAAAAATTGATTGGGACGAATCTCTACCGGCTGACGTGCACACGGAATGGAGCAAATATTATGCACAGCTGCCATTATTGAATAACGTGAAGTTTCCACGTAAAACGATAATCAAGGCTGCAGCggaaattaaattacacgGGTTCTGTGACGCTAGCGAAAGGGCTTATGGGGCATGCGTTTACCTTCGCACCATCACTCCGGATGGTCATGTCTGGACACGACTCCTCACTGCAAAATCAAAGGTGGCTCCACTGAAATCACAAACCATTCCAAGGCTGGAACTGAGTGGAGCACTTCTTCTCGCATCATTGGCCACCACAGTCCTTCAAGCTTTACCAAGCAACATTTCTCGGACTGTTTACTGGACGGATTCTACAATCGTACTTCATTGGATCAATACATCACCCCATACGCTGAAAACCTTTGTCGCTGATCGTGTGACAGAAATTCAGCAGAAGACTCACACCTCAGATTGGCGTCACATTCCCACTGCCGATAACCCTGCAGATCTCATATCTCGAGGCCAATCACCCGAAGATTTCCTGCGACCAACCATTTGGCAACATGGTCCGGAATGGCTCCAACAACCAGAAAGATACTGGCCGACGTGGAACCCAGTACCATTAACTGAAATACCAGAGGAGAAGAAAGCAACATGTCTGGCCGTGACTCCTGCTGACCACAGTCTACTGGAGAGATTTTCTTCTTGGCCCAAGCTGATTAGAATTACCGCTCGTTGCCTCCGATGGAGACAAAAACAGGATCGAGGGAGACCTCTAACCACACATGATTTAACCAATGCGCATAACAAATTGGTCAAACTGTTACAATTCTGTTATTTTTCAGATGAAATCCGCACTCTCCGAACAGATCGAAATTCTGCAGTGAAGGGGAAGCTGCAACGACTCAATCCATTTCTGGACAAAGACGGGATGTTGCGAGTCGGAGGCCGACTCAGTCACTCACCAATGCCGTTCAGTCAGAAACACCCAATCATTGTACCCAAATCCTCAGTCACAGCACTCATAATCGAGCATGAACACCTCATCAATCTCCACTCCGGAACTCAAGCTACCTTATACGCCTTAAGAAGATCTTATTGGCCTATCGACGGCCGTAGTCACGTTTGGAGCACGCTGAAGATGTTCGTCCGTTGCTGCCGAGCTAATCCACCTCCAGTGGATTACGTATTGGGCGACCTCCCAGCCTCACGGATAACGGAATCTCGACCGTTTACCAACGTCGGAATAGATTATTGCGGACCGTTTTACATCAAAGAACGAAAGGATCGCAACCGACGCAAAATTAAGGTATATGTAGCAATCTTTATATGTCTTGAAGTCAAAGCAGTCCACATCGAGCTGGTCAGCGACCTCACTAGCGAGGCCTTCATTGCTGCTCTGCGAAGATTCATCGCTCACCGAGAATTCTGTGTGACAATTTACTCCGACAACGGTACCATCTTCGCTGGCGCCAACAATGAATTACGAGAGCTCCGAAATCTCCTGCAATCCGACGATCATAAGGTAAAGGTTCAGTCCCTTTTAGTCGACCGACGGATCGAATGGCTCTTCATTCCTCCCAACTCACCTCACTTCGGAGGGCTATGGGAAGCTGCAGTGAAATCCTTCAAACGACATTTCAGGCGTGTCGCAG GGTGGGGATACATGGGAGGCAGACGTAGAGAGGACGGAGCTGCGTGCGTAATCGAAATCTCCGGAAAACTGGAGAGCCTGGGCAAGGGAGGTAACCAGAGTGGAGGACTAGTGCCTGTGAGCGCAAAACGGGTGTGGATACGGGACGTCCGGCTTGGACAAGGAGGAGTTAAAGGAGGACGGAATGGTTGTCGGTTGCTCACCTGGACATCAACGCCCGGGGCGTTCGTCCACGGAGCCCTGCTGGAACGCGGCAACGGATACGCCGCGGTCGAGTGGGCAGGGATGATGGTGGTGGGGGTGTACGTGTCACCTAACAGTGGACGGGCAGCGTTCGAAGAATTCCTAGACGGAGTTGGCGACTGCGTCAGGCGACGACTCCCACGACAAGTGCTCGTCCTGGGAGACTTCAACGCGCACTCCACGGAATGGGGGAACGCCAGGGCCAACGCGCGGCCGCACGCTATCAAACTGGGCCGCGGGACTTGGACTTCTGTTAGTGAACAGGGGCTCGACCAGTACCTGCGTGACGTGCAGAGGGAGCTCCATTGTTGA